From one Nonomuraea polychroma genomic stretch:
- a CDS encoding CHAP domain-containing protein, with amino-acid sequence MAKNVFTRALKPASLSLFAAGISVAAGAVATGAPAFAADNESTPRTSGASYQAIPQKGAGQVSANTVLKIAESQIGVTENAAGGGTPFHSWYMSSPRAAETMVRDGGNLQAYANAPWCAMFVSWVGEKAGARPTVGWDAYTVTFAKWFQANKHWGTQAKPGAVVFFDWQGGGTSGIDHVGLVKKDNGDGTITTIEGNTGNGKVEQRIRPYAHVVGYGYPQYKTA; translated from the coding sequence ATGGCCAAGAACGTCTTCACCCGTGCCCTGAAGCCCGCGAGCCTTTCCCTGTTCGCCGCCGGGATCAGCGTGGCGGCCGGCGCGGTCGCCACCGGCGCCCCGGCCTTCGCCGCCGACAACGAGTCCACGCCGCGTACCAGCGGGGCCTCGTACCAGGCCATCCCGCAGAAGGGCGCCGGCCAGGTGAGCGCCAACACGGTACTGAAGATCGCCGAGTCGCAGATCGGCGTGACGGAGAACGCCGCGGGCGGCGGGACGCCGTTCCACAGCTGGTACATGTCCTCCCCGCGGGCGGCCGAGACGATGGTCCGCGACGGCGGCAACCTGCAGGCCTACGCCAACGCCCCGTGGTGCGCCATGTTCGTCTCCTGGGTCGGCGAGAAGGCCGGCGCCCGGCCGACCGTCGGCTGGGACGCCTACACCGTCACCTTCGCCAAGTGGTTCCAGGCCAACAAGCACTGGGGCACCCAGGCCAAGCCCGGCGCCGTGGTCTTCTTCGACTGGCAGGGCGGGGGCACCAGTGGCATCGACCACGTCGGTCTGGTGAAGAAGGACAACGGCGACGGCACGATCACCACGATCGAGGGCAACACCGGCAACGGCAAGGTGGAGCAGCGCATCCGGCCCTACGCCCACGTCGTGGGCTACGGCTACCCCCAATACAAGACGGCCTGA
- the fxlM gene encoding methyltransferase, FxLD system, whose amino-acid sequence MDFATQREAMVALLRERQDVSEPVAAAMRDVPRHLFVPGVGPEDAYLDKPIVTKRDPEGRPISSSSQPAIMATMLDQLAVAPGHRVLEIGAGTGYNAALLARLAGPEGRVVSVDIDEDLVGAAREHLAAAGETRVEVVCAGGAAGHPELAPYDRLIATVGVWDLAPAWLAQLRPDGRLVVPLDLRGVQVSVAMERDDGHWVSRSVAPCGFMRMRGPFAGPEVIIMLRQDPELMLMLPGPRHLGDVGAALDAVPTEITTKVEEPAPVPVIGMGMSLWLALHEPRWCALSGQTAAGWTMSAGIVEGDSIAVLAAEDFLVARGHGAAGARLAAELAGQVAAWDAAGRPDAGDLRVKAYPGQVEAEGIVIRKQHTTLELSFG is encoded by the coding sequence ATGGACTTCGCGACGCAGAGGGAAGCCATGGTGGCGTTGCTGCGGGAGCGTCAGGACGTCAGCGAGCCCGTGGCCGCGGCCATGCGTGACGTGCCGCGCCATCTCTTCGTGCCCGGCGTCGGCCCGGAGGACGCCTATCTCGACAAGCCCATCGTGACCAAGCGCGACCCCGAGGGCCGGCCGATCAGCTCCTCGTCGCAGCCCGCCATCATGGCCACCATGCTCGACCAGCTCGCCGTGGCGCCCGGGCACCGGGTGCTGGAGATCGGCGCGGGCACCGGCTACAACGCCGCGCTGCTGGCCCGCCTCGCCGGTCCCGAGGGGCGGGTCGTGAGCGTCGACATCGACGAGGACCTCGTCGGCGCCGCCAGGGAGCACCTGGCGGCCGCGGGGGAGACCCGGGTGGAGGTGGTGTGCGCGGGCGGGGCCGCGGGCCATCCCGAGCTGGCCCCGTACGATCGGTTGATCGCCACGGTCGGCGTCTGGGACCTGGCTCCTGCCTGGCTGGCGCAGCTGCGGCCGGACGGGCGGCTGGTGGTGCCGCTCGACCTGCGCGGCGTCCAGGTGTCTGTGGCCATGGAACGCGACGACGGGCACTGGGTCAGCCGGTCGGTGGCGCCGTGCGGGTTCATGCGGATGCGCGGGCCGTTCGCCGGACCCGAGGTGATCATCATGCTGCGGCAGGACCCCGAGCTGATGTTGATGCTTCCCGGGCCGCGCCATCTCGGCGACGTGGGAGCCGCGCTCGACGCCGTGCCCACGGAGATCACCACCAAGGTGGAGGAGCCCGCTCCTGTGCCCGTGATCGGCATGGGCATGTCCTTGTGGCTGGCCCTGCACGAGCCGCGCTGGTGCGCGCTGAGCGGCCAGACGGCCGCAGGGTGGACGATGAGCGCCGGCATCGTCGAGGGCGACAGCATCGCCGTGCTGGCGGCCGAGGACTTCTTGGTCGCCCGCGGTCACGGCGCCGCCGGCGCCAGGCTGGCGGCCGAGCTTGCCGGACAGGTCGCGGCCTGGGACGCGGCGGGCCGCCCGGATGCGGGCGACCTGCGGGTGAAGGCCTACCCGGGGCAGGTGGAAGCCGAGGGGATCGTCATCCGCAAGCAGCACACCACCCTGGAGCTGAGCTTCGGCTGA
- a CDS encoding methyltransferase family protein: protein MRRTPAAVVSAVFFAVAPGTVAVLIPYWISGWRLRDPFPDLVMIPFKALGAVLVLGGLAVLVHAFVRFVVEGLGTPLPTAPPDRLVVGGLYRHVRNPMYVAIFAAVIGQAMIFGDPWLLVYVAVMAIPVYAFVRWYEEPHLRAKFGADYDDYRTHVPGWWPRLSSYHP from the coding sequence ATGCGCAGGACTCCCGCAGCCGTCGTCAGCGCAGTCTTCTTCGCCGTCGCGCCGGGCACCGTCGCCGTCCTGATCCCGTACTGGATCAGCGGATGGCGCCTGCGCGACCCCTTCCCTGACCTGGTCATGATCCCGTTCAAGGCGCTGGGCGCCGTGCTGGTGCTCGGCGGGCTGGCCGTGCTGGTCCATGCGTTCGTCAGGTTCGTGGTCGAGGGGCTGGGCACGCCGCTCCCGACCGCGCCGCCCGACCGGCTGGTCGTCGGCGGCCTCTACCGCCACGTCCGCAACCCCATGTACGTGGCGATCTTCGCCGCCGTCATCGGGCAGGCCATGATCTTCGGGGACCCGTGGCTGCTGGTCTACGTCGCCGTCATGGCGATCCCCGTCTACGCGTTCGTGCGCTGGTACGAGGAGCCGCACCTGCGCGCCAAGTTCGGCGCCGACTACGACGACTACCGCACCCACGTGCCGGGCTGGTGGCCGCGGCTGAGCTCGTACCACCCCTGA
- a CDS encoding DUF1918 domain-containing protein, which translates to MHANVGDILLVHGHVVGQKDRKGQIVEVRGPGGAPPFLVRYDDGHEQLVYPGPDAVVMPAGDES; encoded by the coding sequence ATGCACGCGAACGTCGGTGACATCTTGCTCGTGCACGGCCACGTCGTCGGCCAGAAGGACAGGAAGGGCCAGATCGTCGAGGTCCGGGGCCCGGGCGGCGCACCGCCCTTCCTCGTCCGCTACGACGACGGCCACGAGCAGCTCGTCTACCCCGGCCCGGACGCGGTGGTGATGCCGGCCGGCGACGAGTCCTGA
- a CDS encoding Fe-S cluster assembly protein HesB has protein sequence MLTLTANAAQAIRDLTASAPDAAQSGIRISSQGEGASSLTLSLATAPEPADAIVEAEGARVYLDPVAATVLEDKALDAGADDQGSVSFLVTDQTA, from the coding sequence GTGCTCACCCTGACAGCCAACGCAGCCCAGGCGATTCGCGATTTGACCGCGTCCGCCCCGGATGCGGCCCAGAGCGGAATTCGCATCTCGTCGCAGGGCGAGGGCGCGAGTTCGCTCACTCTTTCGCTGGCCACCGCGCCCGAGCCGGCCGATGCGATCGTGGAAGCCGAGGGAGCGCGGGTCTACCTGGACCCCGTTGCCGCAACCGTACTGGAGGACAAAGCTCTCGACGCCGGAGCCGATGACCAGGGAAGCGTGTCATTCCTGGTCACCGACCAGACGGCCTGA
- a CDS encoding DUF4142 domain-containing protein: MRTRLTLLLAAVVLAGCAEVPTNTAAVAPKTDAQPSEQDMAWMRTIHQGNIAEIQAGRLAQGKGSTKRIKSIGKMLVKDHTDFDVKVAQVATQLGIQLPKSISADQRDEILQLRDAIGRDFDQEFLATMTNEHMAAIAATKTEISRGSSQAVVALAKAAAPKLEQHLSVLRGAHGE, translated from the coding sequence ATGCGTACACGCCTGACCCTGTTGCTGGCCGCCGTCGTGCTGGCCGGATGCGCCGAGGTCCCGACCAACACCGCGGCCGTGGCGCCGAAGACCGACGCGCAGCCGTCCGAGCAGGACATGGCCTGGATGCGGACCATCCACCAGGGCAACATCGCCGAGATCCAGGCGGGCCGGCTGGCGCAGGGCAAGGGCAGCACGAAGCGGATCAAGTCGATCGGCAAGATGCTCGTCAAGGACCACACCGACTTCGACGTCAAGGTCGCCCAGGTGGCCACGCAACTCGGCATCCAGCTGCCCAAGTCGATCTCCGCCGATCAGCGGGACGAGATCCTCCAGTTGCGGGACGCGATCGGCAGGGACTTCGATCAGGAGTTCCTCGCGACCATGACCAACGAGCACATGGCCGCGATCGCGGCCACCAAGACGGAGATCTCCCGAGGGTCGTCCCAAGCGGTCGTCGCCCTGGCCAAGGCCGCGGCGCCCAAGCTCGAGCAACACTTGTCCGTGCTGCGCGGCGCCCATGGCGAGTGA
- a CDS encoding PRC-barrel domain-containing protein, with protein MHTEIRNLLECHVVGPDGEPIGEVGQVYLNERTEEPEWVTVRTGFLGMRQPFVPLAGSRRTGHEIQVPFDRQTIRGAPHIDVDGRLTAAEEMELYRYYGMGLSVPEQRTGGHDTTL; from the coding sequence GTGCACACCGAGATTCGCAACCTGCTCGAATGCCATGTCGTCGGCCCTGACGGGGAGCCGATCGGGGAAGTCGGCCAGGTCTACCTCAATGAGCGCACCGAGGAGCCCGAGTGGGTGACCGTGCGTACGGGGTTCCTCGGGATGAGGCAGCCCTTCGTGCCACTGGCCGGCAGCCGTCGCACGGGTCACGAGATCCAGGTCCCCTTCGATCGGCAGACGATTCGCGGAGCCCCGCACATCGACGTCGACGGGCGCCTGACCGCGGCTGAGGAGATGGAGCTCTACCGCTACTACGGAATGGGGCTGAGCGTTCCGGAGCAGCGCACCGGAGGCCACGACACCACGCTTTAG
- a CDS encoding VanW family protein → MTRRVMHPPAPADGRRAAAGSRNRRLAVIVAAVVAVPVLAYAVPAVVLAGETARGTRVAGIDIGGLSAADARARLERELGKRETRPVTLTAAGRTARLTPAKLGLGFDIPATVEAAMEGASTPAGIVRALFGGPRDLQPRVTVDDRVLAGELGKLAKAVDTRPRQGGVRYQGVEPQTVLPKPGRALDQEGAGRAVRDAFIGNRASIALTTRAVQPSVSAAEVRRVATTVARSAVAAPFTLTSGAKKVQLSPSQIAAGLRFVADGQGGLRPSFDARDVRADVEKQLVDAKQRPRDASFTIAKGRPQVIPARVGRGIDAKALGTAVSGALAAGQRSVDAPLTETQPRVTTAEAKKFGIKEKVSSFTTRHPCCAPRVTNIHRIADILDGYVVQPGETFSLNTIVGKRDKARGFVEAPMILNNRFVNDVGGGVSQFATTMFNAVFFGGFQDVQHMAHQYYITRYPAGRESTVSYPQPDFRWRNDSPYGVLVKTSYTATSITVDFWSTKRYDIESQSSPRYDIKPFPTLSETGPKCIPMPGAEGFTIDVWRIFKRDGKVLRKQKFHTVYAPEPRLTCKDPR, encoded by the coding sequence ATGACCCGGCGCGTCATGCACCCACCTGCGCCGGCGGACGGCCGGCGGGCGGCAGCGGGCAGCCGGAATCGACGGCTGGCGGTCATCGTGGCGGCGGTCGTCGCCGTCCCGGTCCTCGCCTACGCCGTGCCCGCGGTCGTCCTGGCAGGTGAGACGGCCCGGGGCACGCGCGTCGCCGGCATCGACATCGGCGGCCTGTCAGCGGCCGATGCCCGCGCACGCCTGGAGCGCGAGCTCGGCAAGCGTGAAACACGTCCCGTGACGCTGACCGCGGCAGGCAGGACGGCACGACTGACGCCCGCGAAGCTGGGGCTCGGCTTCGACATCCCGGCCACCGTGGAGGCGGCCATGGAGGGCGCTTCCACTCCGGCGGGCATCGTCCGTGCGCTGTTCGGCGGCCCTCGCGACCTCCAGCCCCGCGTCACGGTCGATGACCGCGTTCTGGCCGGTGAGCTGGGCAAGCTGGCCAAGGCCGTCGACACCAGGCCGCGCCAGGGCGGCGTCCGTTACCAGGGGGTCGAACCCCAGACGGTGCTCCCCAAGCCGGGCCGCGCGCTCGATCAGGAAGGGGCGGGACGCGCCGTGCGCGACGCCTTCATCGGCAATCGCGCCTCCATCGCGCTGACGACCCGGGCCGTGCAGCCGAGCGTCTCCGCGGCGGAGGTGCGCCGTGTCGCCACCACCGTGGCCCGTTCGGCGGTCGCAGCCCCGTTCACGCTGACCAGCGGCGCGAAGAAGGTCCAGCTCTCCCCGTCGCAGATCGCCGCCGGCCTGCGCTTCGTCGCCGACGGCCAGGGAGGGCTGCGGCCCTCCTTCGACGCCCGCGACGTACGGGCCGATGTGGAGAAGCAGCTCGTCGACGCGAAGCAGCGTCCACGGGACGCCTCGTTCACCATCGCGAAGGGCCGGCCGCAGGTGATCCCCGCGCGGGTGGGCCGCGGCATCGACGCCAAGGCTCTCGGCACGGCCGTCTCCGGTGCTCTCGCCGCCGGTCAGCGCAGCGTGGACGCGCCGCTGACCGAGACGCAGCCGCGGGTGACCACGGCCGAAGCCAAGAAGTTCGGCATCAAGGAAAAGGTCAGCTCTTTCACCACCCGGCATCCCTGCTGCGCGCCGCGCGTCACCAATATCCATCGCATCGCCGACATCCTGGACGGCTATGTGGTCCAGCCCGGCGAGACGTTCTCGCTCAACACCATCGTGGGCAAGCGGGACAAGGCGCGCGGGTTCGTGGAAGCGCCGATGATCTTGAACAATCGCTTCGTCAACGACGTCGGTGGTGGCGTCTCCCAATTCGCCACCACCATGTTCAACGCGGTGTTCTTCGGTGGTTTCCAGGACGTGCAGCACATGGCCCACCAGTACTACATCACCCGCTATCCGGCCGGGCGGGAATCGACCGTCTCCTATCCCCAGCCGGACTTCCGCTGGCGCAACGACTCCCCGTACGGCGTGCTGGTCAAAACCTCTTATACCGCCACCTCGATCACCGTCGACTTCTGGAGCACCAAGCGCTACGACATCGAGTCCCAAAGCTCGCCGCGCTATGACATCAAGCCCTTCCCCACGCTCAGCGAGACCGGCCCGAAGTGCATCCCGATGCCGGGCGCGGAAGGTTTCACGATCGACGTGTGGCGGATTTTCAAGCGCGACGGCAAGGTGCTGCGCAAGCAGAAATTCCACACCGTCTACGCCCCCGAGCCTCGCCTCACCTGCAAGGACCCGCGGTGA
- a CDS encoding glycoside hydrolase family 25 protein, whose amino-acid sequence MLKHQLAAVVHSLKNRLDFPSKRLALALGGVILAGTTAVTGVVGTALASSSEQTPVRHSPVEEAQPESGPLAFGLDVSNHEPLYDWAASSAQFGIIKATEGTTFRDRSFARHWQELDKKQIVRGAYHYGHPSNDPIAEAEHFLSVVNSQPAKHGDLLVLDLETTDGQSVAEVNAWAKAWLSHVKAKTGVTPMFYSGWNFANTYGKGLAEYPLWVAHYSKPKGQLAPPADWKSWTIHQYTDVPVDENVSALTPDELRDLGRPAA is encoded by the coding sequence ATGCTCAAGCACCAGCTTGCCGCAGTCGTCCATTCCCTCAAGAACCGTCTCGACTTCCCCTCCAAGCGCCTCGCTCTCGCCCTCGGTGGCGTGATCCTGGCCGGAACCACCGCCGTCACCGGCGTGGTCGGCACAGCGCTCGCTTCGTCCTCCGAGCAGACTCCCGTGCGGCACAGCCCCGTGGAGGAGGCTCAGCCGGAATCCGGACCGCTGGCCTTCGGCCTGGACGTCTCCAACCACGAGCCGCTGTACGACTGGGCCGCGAGCTCGGCCCAGTTCGGCATCATCAAGGCCACCGAGGGCACGACCTTCCGCGACCGCTCGTTCGCCAGGCACTGGCAGGAGCTGGACAAGAAGCAGATCGTGCGCGGGGCGTACCACTACGGCCACCCCTCCAACGACCCCATCGCCGAGGCGGAGCACTTCCTGTCGGTGGTGAACTCCCAGCCCGCCAAGCACGGCGACCTGCTCGTCCTGGACCTGGAGACCACCGACGGCCAGTCCGTCGCCGAGGTCAACGCCTGGGCCAAGGCGTGGTTGTCGCACGTGAAGGCCAAGACCGGGGTCACCCCGATGTTCTACAGCGGCTGGAACTTCGCCAACACCTACGGCAAGGGCCTGGCCGAATATCCGCTCTGGGTCGCCCACTACAGCAAGCCCAAGGGCCAGCTTGCCCCGCCCGCCGACTGGAAGTCCTGGACCATCCACCAGTACACCGACGTCCCCGTGGACGAGAACGTCTCGGCGCTGACCCCTGACGAGCTGCGTGACCTGGGCCGCCCCGCGGCCTGA
- a CDS encoding zinc-binding dehydrogenase: MRATLIYGARDVRVEEVPDPEIRHPTDAVVRVLRSCICGSDLWPYAAKPAAEQGERIGHEFLGVVEDVGAEVSRLKPGDVVVAPFVWADNTCDFCREGLQTSCRHGGFWAADGVDGGQGEAVRVPQAQGTLVKLPVGEDSPLLPSLLTLSDVLPTGHHCAVTAGVGPHTSVTVIGDGAVGLCAVLAARRLGAERVVLMGRHKGRTALGREFGATDLVAERGEEGVERVRELTGGDGTHAVLECVGTKEAIETAFAVARAGGTVSRVGVPQYEEVPMGFAEFLRNLTLTGGVAPARAYIEELLPEVLDGTIDPGRVFDRTIGLEDVPDGYRAMADREALKVLIRP; this comes from the coding sequence ATGCGAGCAACCTTGATCTACGGTGCCCGTGACGTGCGCGTGGAGGAGGTCCCCGACCCGGAGATCCGGCACCCCACGGACGCCGTGGTCCGCGTGCTGCGCTCCTGCATCTGCGGCAGCGACCTGTGGCCGTACGCCGCGAAACCGGCCGCCGAGCAGGGCGAACGCATCGGCCACGAGTTCCTCGGCGTGGTCGAGGACGTCGGCGCGGAGGTGTCCCGGCTGAAGCCCGGCGACGTGGTGGTGGCGCCGTTCGTGTGGGCCGACAACACCTGCGACTTCTGCCGCGAGGGCCTGCAGACATCCTGCCGGCACGGCGGATTCTGGGCCGCGGACGGCGTGGACGGCGGCCAGGGGGAGGCGGTACGGGTGCCGCAGGCGCAGGGCACGCTGGTCAAACTGCCCGTCGGCGAGGACTCCCCGCTGCTGCCGTCCCTGCTCACGCTGTCGGACGTGCTCCCTACCGGCCACCACTGCGCGGTGACGGCCGGGGTCGGGCCGCACACCTCGGTGACGGTGATCGGCGACGGCGCGGTCGGGCTGTGCGCGGTGCTCGCCGCCAGACGACTCGGCGCCGAACGCGTCGTGCTCATGGGCCGGCACAAGGGCCGCACCGCTCTGGGGCGCGAGTTCGGCGCCACCGACCTCGTCGCCGAGCGTGGCGAGGAGGGCGTCGAACGGGTACGCGAGCTGACCGGAGGCGACGGCACCCATGCGGTGCTGGAGTGCGTCGGCACCAAGGAGGCGATCGAGACGGCCTTCGCCGTGGCCCGCGCCGGCGGCACGGTGAGCCGGGTGGGTGTGCCGCAGTACGAGGAGGTGCCGATGGGCTTTGCGGAGTTCTTGCGCAACCTCACCCTCACCGGCGGGGTGGCCCCGGCCCGGGCCTACATCGAGGAACTGCTGCCCGAGGTGCTCGACGGGACGATCGACCCGGGCCGGGTCTTCGACCGCACGATCGGCCTGGAGGACGTGCCGGACGGGTATCGCGCGATGGCCGACCGCGAGGCGCTGAAGGTCCTCATCCGCCCCTGA
- a CDS encoding ArsR/SmtB family transcription factor has translation MSDLESCSTRVVDAERVAVVRSRMPGDGDLADTADVFGLLSDPGRLRLLLALLEGELCVCDLAVVSGLSESATSHALRLLRAHRVVSVRRAGRMAYYRLDDAHVRMLLDLAVAHTEHTQAIHPERGER, from the coding sequence GTGTCGGATCTCGAGAGCTGCAGCACGCGGGTGGTGGACGCCGAGCGGGTCGCCGTGGTGCGCTCGCGCATGCCCGGTGACGGAGATCTGGCGGACACCGCGGATGTCTTCGGGTTGCTGTCCGATCCCGGCCGGTTGCGGCTGTTGCTGGCACTGCTGGAGGGGGAGCTGTGCGTCTGTGATCTCGCCGTGGTGAGCGGGTTGAGCGAATCGGCCACGTCACACGCGTTGCGGCTGCTCCGCGCGCATCGCGTGGTGTCGGTGCGGCGGGCCGGCCGGATGGCCTACTACCGGCTTGACGACGCGCATGTCCGGATGCTGCTGGATCTGGCGGTGGCGCACACCGAGCACACGCAGGCCATCCATCCGGAACGCGGCGAGCGCTGA
- a CDS encoding acetylxylan esterase, which translates to MPLFDLPLQELRAYLPDRDEPADFDDFWSRTLAEAREFDLAAEYVPYDLPFASVDVYEVSFAGWGGHRINGWFLLPRGADGPVPCVMHYIGYSGGRGFPKDHLLWPAAGYAVLVMETRGHGGGNVGSPGVTGDPHGSANPQAPGMMTRGILDPEDYYYRRVFTDAVRAVDAAIEHPAVDGSRIVVSGGSQGGGIAQATAALHPAVKAALIDVPFLTHFRRAVEITGRDPYQELVRFLATRRDSAEQVFRTLAYFDGINFAARGRVPALYSVALMDDVCPPSTVFAAYNHWQGPKEITVWPWNNHEGGGGFQSEEQLRYLHKLLSGS; encoded by the coding sequence GTGCCACTGTTCGACCTGCCGCTCCAGGAGCTTCGCGCCTACCTCCCCGACCGTGACGAGCCTGCCGATTTCGACGACTTCTGGTCCCGCACCCTTGCCGAGGCCAGGGAGTTCGACCTGGCCGCCGAGTACGTCCCGTACGACCTGCCCTTCGCCTCCGTGGACGTGTACGAGGTGTCGTTCGCCGGCTGGGGCGGGCACCGGATCAACGGCTGGTTCCTGCTGCCGCGCGGCGCGGACGGGCCGGTGCCGTGCGTGATGCACTACATCGGCTACAGCGGCGGCCGCGGGTTCCCCAAGGATCACCTGTTGTGGCCCGCGGCCGGGTACGCGGTGTTGGTGATGGAGACGCGCGGTCACGGCGGCGGCAACGTGGGCAGCCCGGGCGTCACCGGCGACCCGCACGGCAGCGCCAATCCGCAGGCGCCCGGCATGATGACCCGGGGCATCCTCGACCCGGAGGACTACTACTACCGGCGGGTCTTCACCGACGCCGTCCGGGCCGTGGACGCGGCGATCGAGCACCCGGCGGTCGACGGGAGCCGCATCGTGGTCTCGGGCGGTAGCCAGGGCGGCGGCATCGCCCAGGCCACGGCCGCGCTGCACCCGGCCGTCAAGGCGGCGCTCATCGACGTGCCGTTCCTGACCCACTTCCGGCGGGCGGTCGAGATCACCGGGCGCGACCCGTACCAGGAGCTGGTCAGGTTCCTGGCGACCCGCAGGGACAGCGCCGAGCAGGTGTTCCGCACGCTGGCGTACTTCGACGGCATCAACTTCGCCGCCCGCGGCCGGGTGCCCGCGTTGTACTCCGTCGCGCTGATGGACGACGTGTGCCCGCCGTCGACGGTGTTCGCCGCGTACAACCACTGGCAGGGCCCCAAGGAGATCACCGTCTGGCCCTGGAACAACCACGAAGGCGGCGGCGGCTTCCAGTCCGAGGAGCAGCTGCGTTACTTGCACAAGCTGCTCTCCGGCAGCTGA
- a CDS encoding cation diffusion facilitator family transporter: MSAGHGHGHGHAGGRHRWRLAAAFALIGVFFIVELAFGLLSGSLSLLSDAGHMAADVVTLGAALVATRIATRPDTTGRRSYGSYRAEVFASLLAVAMMLGVSIYVVIEALGRIGGPAEVSSGPMLVVGAIGLIVNVAALLLLRSGATESLNVKGAYLEVVADTAGSVGVIVAGWLVATTGQSFWDTLVALAIGVFVAVRAVSLGRQVFAVLGQHVPEGIDATAVAADLSAIDGVRDVHDLHLWTLTSGMNVATAHLVTSDPNDNHAVLDQARDLLLRRHHIAHATLQVEPTDHQGCDELGW; the protein is encoded by the coding sequence ATGAGCGCCGGGCACGGACACGGACACGGCCATGCCGGTGGCCGACACCGGTGGCGGCTGGCCGCCGCCTTCGCGCTCATCGGCGTCTTCTTCATCGTCGAGCTGGCGTTCGGGCTGCTGTCCGGATCGTTGTCGCTGTTGTCGGACGCCGGTCACATGGCCGCTGACGTGGTCACCCTGGGCGCCGCTCTCGTCGCCACACGTATCGCCACCAGGCCCGACACCACCGGGCGCCGCAGCTACGGCTCCTACCGGGCCGAGGTGTTCGCCTCGCTGCTGGCCGTGGCCATGATGCTCGGTGTCTCCATCTACGTCGTCATCGAGGCCCTCGGCCGCATCGGCGGCCCTGCCGAGGTCTCCTCCGGGCCGATGCTCGTCGTCGGCGCCATCGGCCTGATCGTCAACGTCGCGGCGCTGCTGCTGCTGCGTTCGGGCGCCACCGAGAGCCTCAACGTGAAGGGCGCCTATCTGGAGGTCGTGGCGGACACCGCGGGCTCGGTCGGCGTCATCGTCGCCGGCTGGCTCGTCGCCACCACCGGTCAGTCCTTCTGGGACACCCTCGTCGCCCTGGCCATCGGCGTCTTCGTCGCCGTCCGCGCCGTCTCGCTCGGCCGTCAAGTCTTCGCCGTGCTGGGCCAGCACGTGCCGGAGGGGATCGACGCCACGGCGGTCGCCGCCGACCTGTCGGCCATCGACGGCGTCCGCGACGTGCACGACCTCCACCTGTGGACGCTCACCTCCGGCATGAACGTCGCCACCGCCCACCTGGTCACGAGCGACCCGAACGACAACCACGCCGTCCTCGACCAGGCCCGCGACCTGCTCCTGCGCCGCCACCACATCGCCCACGCCACCCTGCAGGTCGAGCCCACGGACCATCAGGGATGCGACGAGCTGGGCTGGTGA